A single region of the Macrobrachium rosenbergii isolate ZJJX-2024 chromosome 5, ASM4041242v1, whole genome shotgun sequence genome encodes:
- the LOC136838911 gene encoding uncharacterized protein produces the protein MVESFTSINDNIIASCSGEVPPTFHQVRATGEPNLKQGMPPKHMSEHKSMPPKHMSEHKSMPPKHMSEHKSMALKHKSEHKSTLPKHMSEHKSKLPKQMSEHKSMPPKHMSEHKSMPPKHMSEHKSMPPKHMSEHKSMPPKRMYEHKSMPPKHKSEHKSTPPKHMSEHKSMPPKHMSEHKSMPPKHMSEHKSMPPKHTSEHKSTPPKHKSEHKSKPPKQMSEHNCMPPKHMSEHKSMPPKHMSEHKSTPPKHMSEHKSMPPKQMSQHKSMPPKHMSEH, from the coding sequence ATGGTTGAATCATTTACCAGCATTAACGACAATATTATTGCAAGTTGTTCGGGGGAAGTTCCTCCAACTTTCCACCAAGTTAGGGCTACTGGGGAACCCAACTTAAAACAGGGGATGCCGCCAAAACACATGTCTGAGCATAAGAGCATGCCGCCAAAGCACATGTCTGAGCATAAGAGCATGCCGCCAAAACACATGTCTGAGCATAAAAGCATGGCGCTAAAACACAAGTCTGAGCATAAGAGCACGCTGCCAAAACACATGTCTGAGCATAAGAGCAAGCTGCCAAAACAAATGTCTGAGCATAAGAGCATGCCGCCAAAACACATGTCTGAGCATAAGAGCATGCCGCCAAAACACATGTCTGAGCATAAGAGCATGCCGCCAAAACACATGTCTGAGCATAAGAGCATGCCGCCAAAACGTATGTATGAGCATAAAAGCATGCCGCCAAAACACAAGTCAGAGCATAAGAGCACGCCGCCAAAACACATGTCTGAGCATAAAAGCATGCCGCCAAAACACATGTCTGAGCATAAGAGCATGCCGCCAAAACACATGTCTGAGCATAAAAGCATGCCGCCAAAACACACGTCTGAGCATAAGAGCACGCCGCCAAAACACAAGTCTGAGCATAAGAGCAAGCCGCCAAAACAAATGTCTGAGCATAATTGCATGCCGCCAAAACACATGTCTGAGCATAAGAGCATGCCGCCAAAACACATGTCTGAGCATAAGAGCACACCGCCAAAACACATGTCTGAGCATAAAAGCATGCCGCCAAAGCAAATGTCTCAGCATAAGAGCATGCCGCCAAAACACATGTCTGAGCATTAG